The DNA sequence AAGCTGTTAATCCAGAACCCCTTTGTACTCCTGAAACCGCCCGAAGTCCTGAGACAGAATATGCTCTTCCTGCAAGACAGAGGTTTCAGCACAGCAGAGCTCCTCTATCTGCTCTCCAAACTGAAGGGCTCTGTTATTGAGCTGAACCCGGACAGCATGCGTCACACCCTGAACTACTCTCAGGACACCTTGGGGTGCTCGGAGGCAGAGCTGCGAGATATCATTGTCCGCTGTCCAGCGTTACTCTACTACCCTGAAGATATTCTGGCTGAACGCTTCCAAGGGCTCCTCCGCGCCGGAATCAGTATGCATCAAATTATGCAAACCCCGACTGTGCTGGAACTGACCACACAAATCGTTAATTATCGCATCCAGAGACTGAAATCACGTGGTTACGATGTAAGGACTGCTAGCCTAGACGTTCTTAATGGTACTAAGAAGGACTTTGAGGTGAACTATGGGAAACTTCAGCTATGCAGACAGCGACCTCTTTTTAACCCTGTTGCTCCTTTAAAAGGAGATGACTAACAAATATTTCACAGACTCTTGCGATACCAGCCTCTGACACTGTCAGAAAGGTATTCATTGAACAGTTTTAGTTCTGGAGTTGAGTGAGAGGTGCAAATATAAGTGCACAAACTGTGGCCCCTTCATGAAACCAAAtgagcttgaaaaaaaacaagaataattTAAAACGTTGTTTACTATTCTTTGGAACTCGGTCTttataaagtgtccttgggtgtcttgaaaggcgcttataaataaaatgtattattattattattatttatatcaaAGTGCTGTATCTTCAACGTGAGTTAAACTtgaaacaaattaaacttgGAATGCTTTGATCTGTTCGACAGTAATCTAATTATAGTCGTTTAATTATAAAGTTGTCTCAGTACCTTATTTAATTCTAGCCATGGGATGTTTGCAACACAATGTGAGCTCGATGATGACTGATCTTTAAGATCAAAAGAACATATCATGAGAGGATTGTGAAAAACAAGTGGACAAACGTATTGGGACAACAACCTGTTTTTACTAGTCTACAGTACAAAAGAATATTCTGTGTACCGTACTCTTCAGGAAGCTCCCCACCATCTTAGTTCAGGCTGCCGGCCCTCTCTTTGCACATAAACGTTTCCACAATGAAAGCACGACGCTCACCAGTCCAATTCATGGCAGCAACTGAAAAAGCGACAAAAAACAATGGCATTataaagaaacaaagcaaaatggcattcgatgaaaaaaaaaggcattatgttgataaaagatagagcgcagcAGTTCTGatgacaagctgcaattgcagactgctgagagctaacaacttctggtgacgtaattacgcgccaccgtaaattcaagatttacctgctttattttatttttaattatttttggggtcacattaacacaaaaaaatatattattaacatgtacaaagacacacaaatggttgtttgtttttttctcctcgacactcctcagatctacttgggatctgtcttagatctaccggtagatcaggatctacctaatgggcacccctgccttaaaacaTGTTGGATAGCTTTTGTTTTACCATCTAATgagcaaagaaagaaagcaaggaCTTGAGTGTCCGGAGTGGGGGAGGAACAAGAAGAAAACATACGTTAACAACTTCCACTCCCCATCTGCTGCCGTCTTCATCACTCAGCATGACTGTGTAGTCATGGTGATAGCCACTGGGCAGATAATGAAAAAGAGTAGTGCATCTGGTGATAATGCATGTGTGCTCAGCAGAGGGATACTTGAATAGGAATCATATTGAGAGCATTCACAACAGCAAAGCCTCGAGGGGGCCTGGGTGATGCTTCACATAAACCCGTCAGCTGACTAATTTTACACATCCTTTACTTTGTCATGTTGCTCGGTTGAAAAGTCTGTTGTACACTCGTGGCAAGTAATACATTCACATCAGCATCAATGTCGTATATTCTTTAATATGTATACAAAGAAATGAACCGTGTTGTTACTCAGCCTCATTTTATATGAACAGTTTTTATGTTTACCACAACTGCATAATCAGACCTGCTACATCTCATCTGATGAGTTTCCGAtttattttactgtttattgtatttgttaaattgctccatgtacatgtCCAAGTGATATGACATAAAAATTGCCTTCAGAAAtacaattttgaaatgtttatttaactatatatttattattgtggttgcacCTGAGACAGGGGCAGCATGGCGAAATAGCAGTCTGCCTCATCCTCATGTGATATTGATTTGAATCCCTGCTGGAACATCCCTGCACACATGCAAGGCTTTTCTTCCACCTTTCGAAACCTTAGACTAAATTGTCATAGATGTATGTGTGCagcaaatgtgagtgtgaatgcgtgtttgtctccgtgtgccctgtgagtTTAAATATTGGACAAGCCTCTCTGTATGATGCTTTGGAGACCTAAACCAATACAAATTGTGATTAGAATAATAAACTGTGTTCATGAGAATCTTTTCATGACAACATGAAAACTCAGTATTATTATACCGTTTTTGAAAAAGCTGCTTACTTGGTTTGAAAAtcacacacacttcctgtgtggggtttgcatgttctccccgtgcctgcatgggtttttttcccccggatattccagtttcctcccacattccaaaaacatgcctggcaggttcgtggaacactccaaattgtctaggtgtgagtgtgagcgcaaatggctgttcgtctgtgtgccctgcgattggatggcaaccaattcagggtatccccgcctactgctcgaagacagctggggtaggctccagcacaccccgcgaccctcgtaagGAGAAGCGAAtgagaatatggatggatggttatttGCTTGTTGGAAATTATGAGAAGTGATATATATTCTGGCCAGTTGGTATACTGTATCTGTTAAGCCTACAGTAGGTCTTGTACAACTTTGAACAAGCACACAAGCCTCACACCCAATTATAGTTCTCCCTAATCAATGACTATTTGGTTCAACTGAGCGCATTTTGGAGCTGCCTATGGAAGCAGATGATACAGGGCTTTGGTCAGCTCCAAAGAGGCAAAGCCATCCGTGTTCACTTGTCCTTTGCTGACTGTCCCTCAATGGCAAAGTCGAGCCAGAGAGGTTAATAAGGGTGAGCATAAATTGTCCTTTTTCATTTCCAACATGGCACAGGTTGATATTAGTCACGCTTAACTTTTTGCCGTTATGGGGCATATCTCAACAAACAGGTGACATCTGCAATTACAAGCAATGAATTCCAGCTAAAGTGGGAGCGTACATGTACTGTGTTAATAAATAACCTGCTTTCCATTCACATTTGTGAGGTCAGATGTCAGTGATGTCGGATGTGATGGGCCTCTTCAAGCTCATCTGTGAGCTCAACTCCATTGGAGTTTGATGATGTTGGAACAATGGTATTGTCGTACAAGTCTCGGTGAGATGAAGAAATAAGATTAACTCCTCATTGATAAACTGATATAAATGaagagaaatgtgtttttgtgggcTGTGTCGTGTGTTTTCCCGTAGGAACGTGGACGCTAGACTGGATTCTATCATGCACTTTGACTCCAACTAGACGATGTAATAAATCACCGGAACATGCAGAAAGAAATACACCACTTTTATTGCATATTAATAGTCATTATTTTAGCACATTTAAATCAACCACACATAATCCTTAGCAGAGATGTTGCGTATTGATATTTCTTATGTTAAcaaatgatacaatacaatacatgctgatttatatagcgctttcacaacagcgggagctgtaacaaagcgcttaacaaaacagttaacataaagtaaattaataaacacaacgcataacataaaacacggacagtcatatAACAGCATTATGAAAAGGAAATGTGGAAGATATTTTGTTTCTCCAAACTAGcagcccttcacattaatcgGTACCCAAGAAATAACTCTGTTTCAAAAACGTTATGGAGTCTTGGACTAAATGGTGAATGATTCAAACAAGCTTCATATTCACTCACTATTAATTCAATTTTCACATAGAACTTGGATTAGGTCTGTAATGATTAAACCACAAGTGGACCATGTCTCCTCATCTAAGTACTAACCTCAGCCCAGACCGCCCCACCATGTCTGCTCCAGTCTCAAGTCAAAGAAAGCAAATCAAGGGAATTTGAtaacaagacaagacaaaagcATGCAAGATCCCCAGAAACACACTCTTGATGAGAAGATATACTTAAGCAGCTGGGAAATATCTACAGACACTCTGCTGTGTATTCAAACTGCCCTGGACCAGACATTGTGTCATCTCTCCAGCTTTGAAGTCGGAGAACACCTCAAACGAAAGGCCTCCACGCAGTTTGGTCAACTCCAGTCAATTTGGCATTGCTGGACCCAGACTGACCCCCTTGGATGGACGTGGGAACTGCAGCTGCAAGCTTTCTATGCAGTTATAACGCTCAATGTAttctttgaaatgaaaaatactgTTTATGCTTGCGTATTGCTTACTGCGCTTATCCTGATATTTAGCATTGATGACTCCACTGGGCCATCGCCACGCGAACCGTACCAAACTTTGGTTTTCTTGTTTCCAGGTGCCGCCTTTTTTCCTGTAGAgttttccttttcttcatcTGAGAACAAGTCAAAGTTCCTTCCAGCTGCTCATCACGGGAAACTCCGCTTCCCAAATGTAAGTGCTGACTCGGCAGTGGACGAGTGCTTCAGTTTGTTGCATACCACATTTGAATGAACGCGACCAAATGTTGTGCATTTCATAAAAATCCGTCACCGTCACTATACTCCTCATTAGCACCTTCTCACGCCTCTCTATTGGACGCCCCGTTCCTTCCTGACCTCTCatccattttgatttgtttatgTTTTCGTCATTCACTAAGGCTTGCCGTAGAACAAGAATGTGCAGATTAtgtcttgttgctgtagttaaACATTATCCATCAAGAGACGTCAATCATgaatagtgtgtgtgtttgggtgcaAGTATTAACCTCTATTTTGGTAAAAGAACttccaatttattttattgtacctCCCCACCCTCACGTTTCTTGAGATTTAACGAGATTTGTCATAATTTCCTCTCATTGGCCCTAAAGGTGAGCGCTGAGTGGGAGTAATGCAGGCGTCTCTTCTGAGCCGTGATTAATTGTCTACACTTTTATGAGGGATCACCCATTCTCGCTACAAGTCCCAACATGAAAGCCATGTATTCATAGCCTCGGAAAGAAAACCGCGACTACGAGccttaaaaagatggaattttattttttgtcaaggtCCATTGCGGATCTCATTGACCACGTAACCCAGAATGCCAACGTTTTTGCTGGCAGTTCATGACGGGGGAAGTGGGGTTTGACAGATATACAGGGATTACAATGCAGCCCCAAAGATTTGCAAAACTGAGGGTATAGATTAGTAAACTGTGGGTACAGTTTATTGGTCTGACAGAACAGGTCAAGGAAACTGAAGTAACAGATTCTCCGTGAAGATTATGTTTCTCATAACTCAGATTCAGGTGGGCACCATCCAAACCATTGTTAAAATTTGTGAAACAGAATGACCAGGGTGTGACATACACTagtgcaggggtccccaaccttttttggtttatgtcagacaatattttcagggaccggcgcttaaggtgtggcggacataattcaacaaaataatatggtatgagctgcatgaaaactgttgtgttttcgaaatataataataaagacaaggagcgtctaatctggccgcaacactcatatcgcgatggtcatgtttaatgccttcaaaatacgatacaacgcaaattcaaagtgcatgaaaatgacgactcgcCACAGCCccaagcttgattttctgtaacCATACGGTCCCATCTTGgagtaataggagacaatgacacctcaagtgtgtggtttatgtccagtctacttcgtaattttgttttagtcgccattgctgcagaaaccccccgcctcacacaggtaggatgtcggaaatggcaacagtgctattgtggcgatctcggagtattcagccataactttaatccagttgtctcgaacgtacttttaaggctgccgtcatttgcgatctccagcagttttttcgctcattttgcgagctccagcattttgtttttagcgtaatcggtcacgtgacggagaagcgcgGCTTGACGTGTGTCATGCGTGACACAGACAGATGTAACAGAGGATCCGgtgatttttctcaataaaacatctttcgtgttccgaaataaataaaacggaattaaggcaagttatTTCTGTGAGGCCCAGTACCAAATGCCCTGAGGACTGGTGGTTGAGGACCCCTACTCTAGTGCAAACAGTCACTCACCCACAACagcacagcatttttttgttttcattaccgtcagaactaataaaaacatttgggtATAAAAACTGGAATACTGATGAAGTTTTACAGTGATATTACAATAGCAAAACATTTAACTGTCGTTCAAAACATTCTCTTCATTTCTCTCTTCATCATTCCGCTTGAATACCTGGAATTGATATTTAATGCCATTCTCCTCGTGGATTCCACTTGGGACTCCAGCAAATCTTATTTGGAgacaaaacaagaagaaaattaACCATGCATACCATCATACCACCATATGCAGCCTATAAGAAAAAACAATTGAGTTACAGTTCCTTGAACACAGCAAGTGGCGTTAAATTACACAATGAAAACTTAACTCTGTGGGCTACATGATGACCCGAGATGGAATATTTCACTCACTTTAAGGGTGAAGTTAAGGTACCCCAAAATATTACATGTTTTGACCAACTATTTTCAATCGTGCTTGCCCTTATTCGGGTTAGCTGGGGTGTGTCCCACCAGATTTAGATTGCTCAGGCAAagtacatcctggactggtcagtagccaattgcagggcacgcacACTCTTTCAAGCAAAGCTAATTCAGGACATTATCATACTGATGTCGTCACCTTATTTCGTTTCACAACCGCTTGACTTGATTGACCGAATTCAACTACCGCAACTTTACCACAGATGTAGTGCAcgaaattattattatctttaaatgaagacaattgaCTTAGCATTTTGACTGAGAAGTCATTCTTAACCACTTTATATTAGAGTATGACAATGTCATCCACCCACATCGATTTGGCATTTTCTTTACCGCTTGCCCTATTAAGGGTCCCAGATGACtttagaaaaaaagcaaactacgccctggactggtcaccagtcaatcacacaACAACTGCTCACATTTGAGTGGTATTCGACAGACGGGTACATAAAAAGTAAAACCTGTACATCTAAATGGAAGAAGTACTTATTTGTGTATTCACGGGGAGAAAGAAGAGCAGAAGAACAAAAGTACCTTTCTTGCACCTTCTTGAAAACTTGTGGATCCATCTCAGGGAAGAAGACATCACACTCAAATTCAGCCATGATATCAGTCAGGAACACTAAATCACACCAGGGATGATCCAGTGCATCCtgttaaaataaagaaagagagagagagagagagagagagagagagagagagcgagaaggtTTTTGAGACATCAAGAAGGGAATTGTGTCCAGCAACAACTGGATAGAACCTGGCTCGCCGTTAACCATAAAATGTACCTTGTAGACCCGAGTGCCTCCAACAACCCAAATGGTCTCAATCAAGTCTGCGAGCGGGTACTGTGCTGCCAAAAGGACAGCACTCTTCAGGTCCTGACACAGGAAATGGGCATAATCTGGAACTGTCCTGTGAGACAGATGTAAAGAGAGTGAGACTGGAGGTATAGTAAATGAGTAGATAACAACAATGAATAATGAGTGCCACCAATATCCATCTCGATCATATGTGGTCTCTTTTCTTAGCGAAGGAGAAATTGCACTCACGCCAGTGTTTCACTCAGGACTGCATTCAAAACATTAGCCATTGGGAACATAGTCTGAGGGTTGGAGAACCAGCACAGTTTGCCCCACACCAACATATTAAACTTTcctgtaaaaataataaaaataaatataagcgTTTGACCTGATCAGTGTCCATCAAAGGCCTAACTATACAATGCTAAGTgaaaacttaattttttttaaaatcaggcaTTCTATTTCTAATTTTGGGAATATATGCAAAGAGGTCATTCTGATATTGATATGGCTCCTAATATTTGAAATTTCTACAGAAAGAGTACATTTGTGATCTCGTTTACGGGAGAAATGGTTAATATTTAAAATTGAGGATCATACTGTTGAGTTAAAATCACACTGTACAATGGACACCAATTCATTAAAATATCACATGAAGGATGCATTTCATGAAatgtaatgaattaaaatttttttaaatgacagaaaACTAATTGTTGGATCATATAAAACAGTGCTTGCCATTCGACACAATCGACCTGTCCATATGATCCATCAAATTGAAAGTGACACTAACCCTTTTAGTAAGTGTACAAGGTACTAGAAGTGTAAACGTATAACATTATAACATAGCCATGCAGGAAGGTATCTAGTGCCGGACACTTCAGTTCACAATTGTAGATTGAAGTTGACATCACCTGGTTTGGAGACTTGTGTAACACTGCGGAGAAAGTACTGGAATTCAGatctgaaagagaaaaaaaaatagaaaacaagtcAGTCTTCAGAAGCTTCACATTTATTCCTTGCAAACATGTCActgatttactgtatatgtggTGATatattccattttaaaatggaaaaatgagCATTTTCAACCAGTATATGGTCTTCGTTGTAATTTGTGAAACATGCACACATACGTATAACTTGGTTGTGACTTCATAAAACAATGCCCCAACACAACAGGCCGCGTTTGCCCCCGCGGGCGTCCGTACTCATTACAACTACGATTATGAGCATCCCTTTCTGATAGTGTCGATTAAAACCTTCGACTCTATTTGCTCCGCAGTCCGCAGCTCTTGGACTGGATAATGAAACGCGCAGGCTGCCTTTGATCTGATTGGTGTATCTCTTGACAAGTTTATCCAGTGATGTATAACAAAACAGTTTTGAGGTTTATCGTAAACGTGTAATCGAACTAAGCAATAGACGTGACTTATTGCATCGTTTTCACTTTGCACGTTCCAATGAACGTCACTTCGAttgtaatttatattttaaagtaTTATCTGTGGGCGGCCTGACACTATTTGTGCATCATATGGCCTCAACAAGCACCGACGCCTGGTTTTAATGGGCCGAAAAGTGTTTCAAAAGTGTTTTGTCTGCGCAGAAAGAGACTTACGGTAGATTCCAGGGCAGTGTGCCATTTTTTCCGATGCCCCTTTCTTTGCACACCGCTGCGATAACGCGTACGGGTTTCTTCTGCACAATCCGGTGACCGTCTTCCATATCCAGAAACCCAGCCAGTCCCTACGCGAAGCTTGGATCTCGATCAGATCGTATCTACCGGATGAGTGAACTCTTCTGACACCGCCCACTGAGCATGAGTTGCTTTTGGGTTGGTTCGTCATGTGTGTTTTGTCATTGTACAAAGCGTTGGAGCATGCGCCTTTCCGATTTTGTGGGCGCACACCTCTGCATAATTACCGTGTCCCGGAGGCAGCACCTCGCATGTAAAATGACTCAGTGACTAAACTTTCAAAGATAACCGAATAAAACACAACAGCGTTTGACTTACATAACACAATGTTGCTTTATTTCCAAAACAGGTTATATCTGGTCCTTCTttactaaaaaacaaacaaacaaaaaacccccatcACAAAACAGCAACGCTTGGTAATGAGGAGGTACAGTACTTACAAAAGAAGTTCAGAACCCCCCAATATACACTTAAAAAGATCTGTGCAACTACTGTATTTCCTTTTGTGATCCCATGATCTCGGGCAGTTTCTTTGACGGGTTTGAACATTTCATATTCTTCAGAACATTAAATACACATTAGCATGCTTTTTAAATACcggtatgtactgtatttggattTGATACTCATTCATTTCAGTCATTTTCAATCAGATaccgaattgaaaaaaaaatatcttgggGAAACAGATTCAATTTGCTTGTGTAAATAAGATGAAGGAATTCCGTACATTTCAACAGCAATACAAAGAAAAATCTCCTAAAAGACAGTATCTGAATTACTCTTGTTCAGGGTTGTTGCACAAATCCAAtttcaatgaagttgggacgctGTTCtccacataaataaaaacacaatacaatgaTTTACAAAACATGTTCAACGTGTATTTGATTGAATACACGACAACACACAGGTGTCAATGCATAGGCAACTTACATCCGTGACGGCATTGGTAATGCTAAAAGGGACATACGGGTTTTGGAGTAACTTAATAGTCGGCCACCCAAGCAATGTCTGATTCATCattacatcaagcaagaatgggaaagaaattCACCGAGAAAGCTTCAATGATTAGTGTCCTCTgttcccaaatgtttattgaatgttgttaaaagatGATGTAATACAGTGGTAAAGATGCCCCTGTTGCAGCTTTTGCGGAATGTGTTAGTTAATGATTGTTGACTAAAAATAAAGTGTATAAGTTTGAATGTTAAATATAAAGTCTTTATGgtgttcaattaaatataggtcaAAGACGATTTgctaatcattgtattctgtttttattcatgtttagcATAATGCCCCAATGTCATGGGAATTGGGTTTGTGTTATACTCAACTGAGTTAATCGATTGGTTTATATGAAACCAATCAATTATAAATGGTTTGATATTTTACCTCACTCATCGAAGTTGGTTTTTGAATATATCTCCTGGTATGTTGACAGTCGTTGGGGTTCAACACTAAAGGCATGACAAGAACTTTTCACTTAGATGTGTAGCTGACCATTTACGAACAAAGAGTCCCGTAAGGCGAATGAACACTGCTTCATTGTCTTTTGGCTTTGCAAAAGGTTGGCTTGGTAGCCCCCAACGTACCAAACTTTCTCTGTGGGAAGGCAAAATTCCCAGAATGTCTTATAAGGAGAATAGTTCGTGCTAATAACCGACTGTCCTGTAGTACTTGTGTCTGAAAGGTATTCTTTCAAATTTTCAGTAACGCAGGGATCTGAATCCATGACTCCCCACTGAGACTCCGCCAAGGGCAGTTTCAGTTCCAGTAAATTAGAAAGAGCTGAAGGCCCAATGGAGGAAGATGCCATTCAGGCTGACTGAGGGATTCTTTGTATTTTGTCTTTTGCAACACTATTTGTTTAGCCTTAGGGATTTGGAGTTGCTCTTGGCTTGGCTTTCTTCACTCCGTCGCTTCTGCCTTGACCGCCCTTTCTCTGCATTCAAAGCACCTGATGGGAATAAGCACATTACACATGAGCAACAAAGACCATCTGTGTGATATTATCTCTTTTTTGGTGTGTGCTACAAAAGCACAAGAGGATATGAAGCCCTTTTAGAGAAATAAATGCATGATTGTGGATAAAATCAATATATGCTATTAGAGCTCCTCCTGCCTAAAGCTTTTGTTATTACCGTTTTGCTTTCTCCTTAAAGGGCAACTGTGAAGTCATTTTAGAAAATATCAAAGGAAATATTTTCATGTCGCAAGTGAAGTACCGTAATTAATGAAAGTATGCTTGATTTAGCCCTAAGTATTACTCAGAAGATGGTTTGCCAAGTTTACGTCACACCTGAGGAAACGTCAACAGAAAAAGGTTCTATGCAATATTTTCTATGCAGCCCCACAAGTCTAAACACGGAATTCTGATTAatactgtgtttgtggaatttCAATGAAGGAGCAAAGTTCAGCCATTTTTACATACGTCGGGGCGGACATTTTGCTATTtgatgtcgactgaaaatgacaccccagttgctcagggctcagttaatgaccaatcatggctgAGCTTGCGAATGCCACATTACCAAACTTGGAAAACGGGGGCTTAATTCCAGTGTCTCACAAATACGTATCACTCTTAGGTTAGCTGAGTGATTAGCATGACTTCTCTGCCTTATGTTAATTAGTCCGAGTCATTCCTTTGTGCGAACGATGCATGTCAGAAGTGCGTTTCTTATTCGCCACCACCGATGCGGCGATTCGTGTTTTAGAAGCAAATTGGCGACATTCTTAGCCGCTGATTGCAAGTTAGCTGGTGTGGCATAAGCAGTGGTGAGCTTGTGCTTGGTGACGTA is a window from the Hippocampus zosterae strain Florida chromosome 3, ASM2543408v3, whole genome shotgun sequence genome containing:
- the zgc:153031 gene encoding LOW QUALITY PROTEIN: zgc:153031 (The sequence of the model RefSeq protein was modified relative to this genomic sequence to represent the inferred CDS: inserted 3 bases in 3 codons); translation: MLSGRCXEEFTHPVDXDLIEIQASRRDWXGFLDMEDGHRIVQKKPVRVIAAVCKERGIGKNGTLPWNLPSEFQYFLRSVTQVSKPGKFNMLVWGKLCWFSNPQTMFPMANVLNAVLSETLATVPDYAHFLCQDLKSAVLLAAQYPLADLIETIWVVGGTRVYKDALDHPWCDLVFLTDIMAEFECDVFFPEMDPQVFKKVQERFAGVPSGIHEENGIKYQFQVFKRNDEERNEENVLNDS